The Aedes albopictus strain Foshan chromosome 2, AalbF5, whole genome shotgun sequence region agcaacaaagaaggtgcgacgattactctttatccctactggtaacagataatgacatgatctcgattttttttgttgcagacaaaacggaagatgaatttgttgcgtacttttcaactcgtgaataatcaattattgctaacccaaagtcgaaactgtttgatgataaagCTTCACCagggttgcagtgtttaccgactcgaagttaccgttcgaaaatcgcaatgcaaggcttaaaaatctctaaactcgtggtgtacgatgttaatcccattattttcaggttgggacaaacttatgtcgcatgggtttgtttgtcgcaacaaatacaggttgcgacattgtcattattgttgcgcgatggttgaattttgattcactggttgtgTTTTCACTTGCGCAGTGGATCCCATTTTAGGCACTTTACGCTATAATTTAGACATCAATCGACCAATTTTTTGTAGACGACTAGATACTATACGAATTTCAAAGTACCGTGtgtgcaccaaactttgcgcagttaagaaaaatctaatttctaatcgttataaaaaatacaaaacaaaaaaatatatcatgaacaacatgctcatacgatagattaatgatccttctttgagcctgcaatttaaaaaaaaaatataatattaaccaaaaaatacttgaaatagaaaaactatttcattgcctaactttgcgcacaaaatcttcgattgctCCTAACTTTGCACAtggtgtgcctaactttgcgcatgctatgaattgctcgaaaagtcatcaaaaatactattatttaatgtttttcttttaaactaaagttattcaggtaggaggtagtgtgcccttaacccttataaggccgagagaaccaggcatggtatccactcgttctacattggaatgacacattccagcgtaacgggacaccgcgaggaactaactttcgtgaacaaatgacgtctgcaatcgaatgcaatgttcatgaccatatggtttaattggttttataacaagcttattagatgtacttcctgatgcaatacttgttctatggggttttggttccaatttacataatataacatgttacatttcgtaacgggacaccatcgcagaaatcttcttttcaaaattttcaaactgaaatgcgtatatcagctctgttatgaggttttgaataatagagtcctctagacatttcttctttggattgatgtgaacaagattgccgaagtgagttttgctgagaaatgtatagtttaggaaatattcttgatttagttttggaagcgcagcgttacgctcgcgtgaaaacagtgttttgctaatggtgtcccgttacggctaaagacatctagttgtagatcaaatgatttgctagatagaatgttggtgtcttcggcaatgtttttcagacagatggtagctgtccgataggacacaaataggccttcaaacccgctctggctctatggtggccatcggaatgggccctggggaacctgtttcggggtttatttaaccttcacgtacccgattcccgacaactcattttcaaaatgctggcatatcgtcaattttcatcagatttttttgaagtcgccgtcaattgatcataaattggtgcgagTTTATATTACTCAAGTGGCCGTGCAATATCcgaaccattccggcgatattccggattgtgcaggggtcagggggttgttaaaatggctaaaagtgattatttcgagtattgttgcgtttgaaccatcgattttcagcgaaatttttgttgcgaacagtgcagTGAATAAGTGcagaataagttggcccatccgaatccccgtgacaggttccgcggggcctcattggggacacttctggttttcaacctaaacatgccgtgcgacatatcaatcttcatgatttcgaatgactgagtcagaaaccatagactgaagtatgtatcaactagtttggccaccccggaacatatagcacaggtgccacagggatgtcatcggggacatttctagttggcaaccaaaacatgctgagcgacgtgtcaatcttcatgatttcgaaacaatgggatagaaaaaaatgacttaagtatgtatcaactaatatggccgctccgtaacacctggagcaggttccacgggggcctctaaaacacaataacacacacgaaataatcacttttagccatttggtaaaacagatcccttccccaccgtctgaccacagtacaacccggaatatctccgaaatggttccggataatacatcgccacttgagtgtaataaataagcaccaatttatgatcgatcaagaacgacttaaaaaaaatcggatgaaaattgacgaaacgccagtattttgaaaatgagttatcgggggtcgggtacgtgaagtttaattgtatcttcaaaactatggttgtgcgacgtatctatcttcgcggtttttccacattctacattataatgatccgaagaagatttaatgatatctatagtacaaTCTTCCAACaaagtcttttcaagcatatgtcgcatgttgctttaatcctttatttgAAGGCTGTGTGCCTTGGCAATAAAGGaaccaattttatttgaaataaattttacattttaaaggggattttgcttttatactatgttagttttagGAAACCgttaaactcgcggtttggtcgaggttagagaaaacaatgttttattttggaagcgatgggattatgggggccttccgttgatatttagctaacgacaaccagtaacaatacaaacaaacggatttcgagaagaaaaaaaggttgacaaccaaaacgacaagagggaggtcgctagacttttaatcaatggttactaatttaaatagtcacaaaaagtaatgcaatgcCATTTTTGTGatgaattttacatttttttattttctataagaatataagcttcaaaatatgtttgtcccctgtcaacacacgatcgcatatgatgttggataggatgcaaaagtggaggcgatatacgcacaccaTACACGCgtttaaatggaagcaggtacgcatatggcctccactttagcatcctattcaacatcatttaagactttgtgttagctgggtcgtcataaaagtaaattatacggtgattaatggggtaaaAAAGGAATGCCAACTATCACTTCGGGATTTTCATGTTTTGAACGTTGTCTGATTCTATAagcctttttatacatcatggtggtaattcattcagaaagtctctttaataaagacaaatcaatcaatcaatggtaattcataggacatgttgataaggttatagcattcaaagagtatgctgtcacaataaaacttaataaaatatcacttgttatactgattcatcagaatacctgccattcctttacgtagttttcgtgagctgagaagtgggctttgttccagtagggccgttacaccaagaaggataatgtaaatatataccacctacaatatcatttcttcatggttacagttttttggttaaatatttgatcaaaccaaacttatttatccacttatgaatgtctttaaaattttcgtaacgggacaccatgtctacgtacccattgtaacgcctaagataaagcgtcgatcgaggtaacccatatgttggaagaaaggtctccacgagtactaagagaatcttgaaaatcatttttctaaagttcgtaataaattagtaattacaacaaatgtgctattttcgtaacgggacaccattaaattgcggctattgcaaaaagtgcttaaaacatatctaaacccattttgatgaaaagttgcctttgggtgtataaaatatacattattatactacatttacaaaaaaataggtataatgtttttgaactttcatatgcaagcaggcatatttgaaacttatcgatgaaaaatttcatttttcttacataaaatgctattacttcacctaactatttaaatacgttaccagtcaaattttaagtaaaacaaattgttttcctaagattgaatctaccctttttcatattcTGGAAAGCTTGgagcaaaacaatcactttgaaatttcacacccttggcgtagaagtgcgtggaatgtgtcatatgcaagcaggcatatttaAAACTTAtcgatgaaaaatttcatttttcttacataaaatgctattacttcacctaactatttaaatacgttaccagtcaaattttaagtaaaacaaattgttttcctaagattgaatctaccctttttcatattcTGGAAAGCTTGgagcaaaacaatcactttgaaatttcacacccttggcgtagaagtgcgtggaatgtgtcataagtacatgtggtgtaatgaacaaaaacgtttttattttcaaaaaattcgatggtcaattttgtatgaaaaatattggtctaaatttcaactttttgtcaacaaagcttaaaatgttgttattttgttatgcgtttatcaatcatgctgatttttgacaggttattgccctcatattcatgagttacttgtgtggatttgaactcgattggtcaattttTTTGGACGATATGAAAATTTTAGTACAtgtccatttattatagtacatttttttaaaaggccGAGTTtataaaagtaatgaagcaatcaagttgaaattttgtccacaagtaaaaggaacataggccttttattttccatcattcgattttcatttcgctcaccacaacagaagttcgagcttataaacctttatgcactcaaaaatggcggtttttggagagacattttgttctaaaaaagccaattcatatttgttatggctcaaaacaatcatgagtgctcacaaaggcctaatgtgtccatcagttaaaacagaaattgtaaaaatgttctaaacgaacagaaaaaaatatgtgtataaggtggcaatatagttgccactgccttataaagggttaactgatctttgttgaaatactttgtcctacgagGCAGGGGGAACGGAGACCTCCGGAGTTCTTGGattcgtctgcggttcgtactagcCACCTACCGTGTGGacaatccaaacttcatgagAGGTTTTCCAGTGGCTagagatcaaaggtaaaagctttCTGATAATTGAAGTGACCattacggataggaacaataaggggtcatttaaatatgacgtccacctTTTGGGGGAGGGGGTTGGGGTTGTTTAAAAAGTGTGATAtgtcatgtattaggtatactatgaagcgtgacggaGCGGCTCGAGGGAGAAGGGGgttctaaaattttgaaaaaaaagaatgataggcgtcatatttgaatcgtccctaacattgatcgccgggaaagccaaatgaaggactgttcacaaacCACGTTACATTGTAGACAGACGGAGAATGCCTGCCGTAGTGCTACagttcatacaattttctactaatttctatacaaaatctgctACATAGGCAGGCCTGAAATTGTCAGTTCtagtgttacataatatttaaatggttcgtaagtcatgtattcacgttcaacatgcatttactaaaagtgcgcaaaaattaggaacacagtgcaaataatggttccaaacattgcgcaccactatttcctaattgaattgaaaaaaatattacgaactgtgattgatattactagaatatcacctttttaacaattaactgcaaaattaatcatcgttgtacagttttatcgaggaaaatgttgatttttagtagattttcttcttggcaaccgtgttaaggcgaggcaaattttgacgtttttgtgtattttttgtttattattcaacataaacaaagattatATGGCAATTAATTATTCGTCTAATAATGTTTATGTTTGCACAATGCTActgcaatgattaaactggtaAAAATGTTGACATTCAGTTAATTTCttcgttattttacaagaatgcgcaaagtttggacctgcgcaaagttaggtgcgcacacatGTATAGGTACATAAAAAAAGTCAATTGCAATAATTTTCACTGAGTTGTGAAAATGAACAAAGCAGGCCCTCCGGCTCAAATACGTTCGACATAATTTAAATAATCTGTTCAAGTTTAAATTTAAGCTTGTGAGTTGATGAATATTTGTGCCCTAGTGGTGAACTGGAACGTGTGGTGAGTATTTCACAGCGTTACCACCTCTATATGCAGTAACGCTACCACCTACATGCAGTAACGTTACCACAGTTGATTGCAACGTTCTCTCTGGCGAGGTAAGGTGACCGAAAGTATCCGAAACTGCGAAGCGTGTATTTTAGCTTGATTGTTGTAATAAAAAAACATTAAATTCGGAAAATATAGACTcagtttaggcatattcacgtgaaaactactACATTGAGCTGAAAAAGTTGAATGTCCAATTTTAGAGAGCTTCCATATAAATAGAACTCGTAAAAAACGTTTGCATAGCTCGAGAACTAATCAAGCAAATGGAACCCAATATTTCACGTGGAGGTTTCTGAGGAAAAAACCCTGTGGGGTCTACAGTTAGTCTAGaggttaaggctaaggatcgccaatccgaagacggcgaattcgattcccgttccggtcgggaaaattttctcgactccctgggcatagtgtgtatccacagacaaacagacgtatcacttggaacaaattgcgataaaaatcatcgtcacgaaaacataatcgcccaatgctaaccaggctgtgttacgcaaaccactcagtaggtggcggtagtgagcaaacgccaaacgggagcaaaaacgatgcgagcgccgtgaccgagcaatttgcgaactacaaaacacttaaactaaccgttaaaaagtgtagcgatgagaagtgagtagagtgagacatctgtttgtctgtggtgtatcattgtgcttgcctcacaatatgcaaattcatgcaatggcaggtaaattcttcaattaataactatggaagtgctcggagaacactaagttgaagagaggcaggccaagttccagtggaaaaGTAGAGCTATAAAAAGATGAACCCCTGTGAGACCCGTGGTACAACCTCACTCCTTGGGAAGGGGTTGCTCTCATACAAATAAAACAGAAACTTTTGCATAATTTAGGAATGGTGTCGAGCTGATGACcataaggccgaatggtcattaggttgAATTGGCATTGAGCCAAATGATCATTGAACCGAAAAGTCATCAAGCCAAATAATCAGAATATCCTTTTGGTAGGAATTGCAATtacaggtaccgtaaaccggggtcaaattgatctccgggtcgaaattgatcagacggttTTCTGTTAGAAAAAGCCCGATTTAAATATCGTCCTTACGAATATCGATTAGTATcagattccaacagcacgatacttgaaAGGAAACTCTCCAAAGTATGGTtcatctaactgaaaaacgtctgatcaatttcgactcggagatcaatttgaccccggtttacggtattacAGGTAGGGTATATATTGCTCActcatctgagatttttccttctttcaaaaagAGATTGTTCTTCGTGTTCTTTTGGTGGCCAACCTGCAaaaaacattcatcagaaatttttccttcttcctatCCAACATCTTTCTTCCGAGTGGCTCTGATAAGAAGTTTGAGTCGGTCAAACTGTTAACTCTATGGGAGCTTTGCCCTTCTTTTATGCTACACTGACGTTATGGGGAGTATAGCGGGAACAGATGggaacaaatgtcccaaatgaagaaCAATGTGCCTCTGAAACCTGCCTTTTGATATTTACAAATACAAGCACATTCATTCTGTTGCCCTATAACTAACGAATAAATGAATCGATTACTAAGCATAACTAgcattaagatgattttataagTGTCTTGCGTTTTAAAAGATAGTTTTCTAATTTGACTAAGAGACGCTAAGTTTACCacttcaaataaacaattcaaaaaagtgttacgttttaggtactgaaaaactgttgggtgCAAAAAGCAACTTAAGGTGGAGCAATACGATCTTTGGCATTTCCCGCTTCGAATTTGAATGAAATACCAGGAGGCTCCATTTGACTATTAACGATAGCAATAGAGGGtgcaggaggcggatggtagttaatggtTTGTTTCCATATAATGAGCGCGcatcgcttaaggcgaaactagaagcatttcctcgtttttttagtttttgattttttattaaataacgaagcaatattttcaaaatcggttttcgtacacatgtagagtatggatcaaggtatctactgaatttttctgaggtggaaaatgttttccatttttgcagaaaccatttttttgtgaaatttcgttcaaaaatggtttctgaaaaaacgaaaaatattttccaccacaaaaaaaatcagaagataccttgatccatactctacatgtgcacgaaaaccgattttgaaaatattgcttcgttatttaataaaaaatcaaaaaccaaaaagtgaggaaatgcttcaagttttGCCTTAAATTCCGTGCGCTTCaatttagacaatctttccagatgtagaaaatcatcgttttccaagtttttcattcgaatattgtaGTTATTCTTGGGCTTGACAAGCTAAATTTTACGTCTGGTTGTGTTTGAAGGAAATTTATATATCGAAATAGAGTAGAGGCATTTTGCCCCAGGTTTCCCTACAAAGTTTGCTGGGTCAACTATAGCTAAGTCTGGGTCAACTGGTCGATGACGTCTGGAGCAATCACCCAGGAAGGAAATCTTTCGCACGACGCTTCTTCTTTATCATTCTGAAATGGTCGACTGAATTATTTGAAACTCCGGCAGGGCAGTCATCAACACAGGTCAAGCCTGTACATAAATACTCGATTCTTCGAAGAGCTAACAAACAAAAGAGACTCACTTTATAGTAATATTTATCACAAACGTCAGTAAGGAAAACTGCTAATGAATTATGAATCAGTTATAAACTAAGAGTTACGGTTTGTACTTGAGTTAGGAATAGGTTCTACTCGGATCGGTTCAACCGCGATCATCAAACCACCCGCTGTTGGTTCATCATTAGTTTAACATCCACATAACCGGACGACTGGGCTCCTCCAATTGCAATAATGGATGGCATTGTTTTCGCCGGATCCATCATTTGCGATGGCATAATATAATTGTCCCCGGTAACAATCTGTACTGTTGGTTTAGGTTTAATGGAGTGGTCAGTTTGTTCTGGATTCGTCGGAGAAGCAAACTGTTCCGGCTTTTTGAGAATGGATTTCACTTTGACAAATGGTTGATCTTCGTTGGGTGAAAGCTCTTCTAATTCTATTGCATCGCCGAAATGCTCTGGTATGGGTTCGTGTTCTTCGTGTGATGATTCGATCTACAGTGGAAGATACATTTTTAAGTGTTGCAATAGATATATTTATAAGGTTGTTACCTGGATTGGCATTTCATGGATTCCGAGTAATCCGATTGGTATTTCGACTTTTATATCCATTATCCTCTTCACTTTACGCGTGGCTGTCGTAGTCACAATACCCATTACTAGTATTCCTAAGAGGAGGAAGGGCACCAGTTGCATGAGGATATCTGAAAATTTTGATTCAACTAAGTAAATTGCTAATAAATTTATCCTAATAAAACAACCTTTGTCCTTGGTGCGCACTGAGCTTCTCGCTTCAAATGTATTCCCTCGTTCGTCGTATACAGTGACGATCACCGCATAGTCAGTGTCGATCGACAGATTTTCGATTGGAATGATCGTGTCATAAGGCCGAAAGGTCTTATTTACCACCATGTTAGCATCCAGTGCGGCCCAATAGCGGACATCGAATCTCTCGATCAAGGATTGATCCATACATGACAGCTGCAAGCGCAGCGTAAAGGagtgttcggacacgtcggttacTTTGAAGGCCAGTTGACTAATGCTCATTGCCGGGGAAACCGTACACAACTGCCAAGAGAGCTCTGTTGAATACTCACGATAATTTGCCGATATAGCGAAAGTAAGTGGTTTGGCCAAATTCAAGAAATAAGATGTTGCATTTGCAGGTATAGTATCAAAAGTTACGGAGCCATGACATGTTCCCGTAGTACTATAAGTACAATACATGAGCGTATAGTTGGAAAGGCTTTCACTATCGTCGGGCGAAAACCACTGTAAATGGTAACTTTCGTTGTAAAGCATTCTTTTTATTTTAGGTTGATACTCAGCTTTGAGAGGATAGACGTTTATCGTATTCATATTTTCTGATCGACCTTCATCGTTGTACGAATACAAGTACACTGTATACTGCTCATCGATCCTTGCTTTTTGAAATGTAGCAACTCCATTGTTCGAACTGTTTGTCGTTAGGCTGTGGCCTGTTTGCGACAGGGCATATATTCCATATCCAAATCCTGGACCATTATATCTATACTCAGGAACTTGTTCCCAATAAACATCAATTGCCACTAGATTATCTCTCCTTTCCTTGAAATTGTAAGCTCCGGGTAAAATTCGTGGAGCATCGTAAGGCCTGCAGCCTAAAGTTTGAAATTCAATCACAGACCACTCAGACCAATATTCTTCTTCAAAATGCCGCAATGATTTGGGAACAACTCGGACTCTCATTTTTAGCTCATAGCTTGTATAAGCATAGAGATCATAAAACTGGTACTTCATTTGCTCGCCCTTTGTGAGATTCATGGTTGCGAATGTCTCTGTTACATCATACTTTGTAATTAAATGAAATTGTACTTCGAATGAACGGTTTAAGTTGTACAACATATAGCTCAAATCCCACGTTATCTCTGCATCAGTCTCGTTCAAGGACAACACCTGCAAATTACTCGGTGCTTCTGGTTGCACAATATCATAATGATCCACCTCAAATGTGGACTCCGCCTTTCCTATTATATTCTTACCCTCGATCCTGAAAGAAAACATCGAATGTCCCGACGAGAATACGCACGAATCCGAAACACTGTCGAAGCTTAGCATGGTTCCGGTATCGTTGAGATTACACACACTATGACCGCTCAGCCGAATCATGGACAAACTGTACTCCGTAAAAAGACCGCAACTATTTTGACGCTCAAACTGACAAACCAATCGTTTTCGGTTGTAGGAAATGCATTTGAAGTCAGTCGGTTTGATTGCCGGCGGAGGCCTCGCAACGCGGATGGTACGCATCGCTAACATGGAACGTTTGAAGCGACAAATGTAGGTCTTAACGCCACAAATGGTCGATTCATTGTTGTGTCGAAGGTCCACTTCGTGGATTATTGTCGTTTCGTTGACGATCTGGAATTCAAGAACAAGGTGAGATAAACTGGTGAAACAATTTTACTGGCTTGTAAATATTGGTTAGTTACGGCTTCTGATGAATTTATTAGTGTTTATTTCTCCCATAACATGTATTTTCCCAAACAGCATTCTAATAATGTTTTAAGGATCTGTTGGACCAGGTTTGACGCGGCACTATTTAACGATAGCAGAGCGAAACAGTGATGAGTGTATTTGATCCATTGGGACTGATTTCGGATGTTCTAATGATGATCAATTTGGGCTGCAAAAagttgagtcgataaggagagcgtccaacattgctcatatcctcacaagttcctatctcatgcttccacgggtcaagcgatgacaaagaccgccagctaagaattgtgtgcttagctggtagtggagCCTGGGCAccgttgtccttctgatttcagctagattgaggaggtatgccCCGAGCGTTTGTTCATCAAggtggtgcggctcaaacagcgtctgttctggtatccagcggctgagtaagaaatgctacatcacgcccagctagatcctatcagcgtggtcgtcccagtgcactgcagtgttggttgggacattAAACAggactggcacgatggccctccagcGAGACAGAAGTGTtgccgtaggcccaataagccacccgtaaaactTTCTATTACGaaaaacataggagaaaatacgacttgaTACAATCGGCAGACATACACaacgaaaaaaggactacgatttgAAACTTAtagcatggaattgcaagtcacttggtttcgcaggatgtgacaggatagtctacgacgaactacatccctatAATTTCGACATCGTagagttgcaggaactttgttggactggacaaaagCTGTGGCacaaccaatgaactgggaatagGATTTATAGAGTTGGGCAAAATTCGGCAACGCAAAGATCTGCATGTTGAGAgtaaagggccgtttcttcaactacagcattatCAACGTTCACTGTCAATATGAATGAAGGGAGAGCTGATGACGAGAAAATTGGAGCAaatatacgatggttgctcgccgcgtgacgtgaaaatcgttgccgGCGGCATAAAAGCGCGGGTAGAATATTCGGATaactacctagtcgctgtatgaATGCGCtttttaccacgcgtcgaagtcgaacgccgcgactcaaaaTCGATCGACTGCGCAACGTAgaaggctcaagactacgcgcagcagttagcggtggtcctaccaacggaagagcagcctggcgcagctacacttgaagatggctggagggacatccgatccgccataggtggtGCGACCtcgactacagcactaggcttcgcgactccgaatcacagaaacgactggtacgacggcgaatgtgaacaattgaaaaacgagaagaatgcagcatgggcgagaatgtggCAAACACCGtatgagagcgaatgaggcacgttatagacaggtgcggaacaggcagaGCTCAGTCTACCGGAggaagaagtgccagcaggaagagGTGCATGAGGTGCtcgagaggtggcagcagcagcattactatgagcacctcaatggtcaCGTTGCaggcaccgaaggtggcgttactacagtgaccggcacagaaaaagatccaccatatagtgattgCAGTTTCTAGTGAAAACTACATGcaaatatgataaaatatatctttcaataaatgcactacatccattttacattgttttagtgatCTGTGTTGGTAAATATTTGGTTTTTAaggaataaaatgatttctgataagattgggaaaattgcttaaaaattgggtatgacagaaaaacaGATCCACTTagaaattaattctgaaacttcaaaatttcgccaaaatttcacacgttttgcttctttgtgtatgctgttgtgatgtttttgacttgtgatatttattttgacatgagtttcatCAATTTCAGGGTGATATGGGGCGGGTTTATTTTTCATGAGTATTATAATAAGTAAAATTTTCCCTAAACAACAGAAGCTATCTGTTAGCAAGAATGGATGCTATTAAAATATAATTCatcaataattcagcttgcagacatacaggaatgtacttatttgaacattttttatgagttttggtcgactaatgcaaagaaatgcataAAATGTGAAGATTATTAATGATTATTTgatattatttgataactcaaaacactctcacgtttttgtatcgcaatgatcacctctatctgcttgtactaaagcttgctggaggtattttctatcatatacacattgataataacaaattttcaaagaaatacaagTAGTACACATGGTGCTCACTTATAATGGtaactttcaaaataaaattaCACTGGTGTTAAATTATGCGCACACATGAAATGAGTGATTGCAAGAGAGACTAACgtccagggctgttacaaaagtgtcgatttagaaaccgcaaaatccgcgccaagccatttgaaatccgcgccgaggtcatcaaatccgcgccagtacaaaaacatatggTTT contains the following coding sequences:
- the LOC109420672 gene encoding cytokine receptor, translating into MTMLVVWFVLVILMRLAKADERPTGYLFYTSDVINLDLNYTSYTVGCTVNTTGSVGADASIHNLMILDTKSNPYSTEIVNETTIIHEVDLRHNNESTICGVKTYICRFKRSMLAMRTIRVARPPPAIKPTDFKCISYNRKRLVCQFERQNSCGLFTEYSLSMIRLSGHSVCNLNDTGTMLSFDSVSDSCVFSSGHSMFSFRIEGKNIIGKAESTFEVDHYDIVQPEAPSNLQVLSLNETDAEITWDLSYMLYNLNRSFEVQFHLITKYDVTETFATMNLTKGEQMKYQFYDLYAYTSYELKMRVRVVPKSLRHFEEEYWSEWSVIEFQTLGCRPYDAPRILPGAYNFKERRDNLVAIDVYWEQVPEYRYNGPGFGYGIYALSQTGHSLTTNSSNNGVATFQKARIDEQYTVYLYSYNDEGRSENMNTINVYPLKAEYQPKIKRMLYNESYHLQWFSPDDSESLSNYTLMYCTYSTTGTCHGSVTFDTIPANATSYFLNLAKPLTFAISANYREYSTELSWQLCTVSPAMSISQLAFKVTDVSEHSFTLRLQLSCMDQSLIERFDVRYWAALDANMVVNKTFRPYDTIIPIENLSIDTDYAVIVTVYDERGNTFEARSSVRTKDKDILMQLVPFLLLGILVMGIVTTTATRKVKRIMDIKVEIPIGLLGIHEMPIQIESSHEEHEPIPEHFGDAIELEELSPNEDQPFVKVKSILKKPEQFASPTNPEQTDHSIKPKPTVQIVTGDNYIMPSQMMDPAKTMPSIIAIGGAQSSGYVDVKLMMNQQRVV